In the genome of Candidatus Hinthialibacter antarcticus, one region contains:
- a CDS encoding SIS domain-containing protein: MTLSPITDYISQCRGLLDCVEQQRETIHQAADLFTQSILAGRMVHLFGSGHSRILVEEMWPRYGSFPGFNPIVELSLTFHHPVVGANGQRQAMFLENVPGFAERILRNFDFSPQDSALVASSSGANLVPIEMAQGFQKRGVKVVAIISKKHADATPSKHPDGVRLQDCADIVLDTGAPVGDAMVKIDGLETPVAPGSTIGGCALINCIKAEVAAHLTEAGHPPKVLTGAAVIGAERAAALFEAAYDEHARRLAKLYNRIGE, from the coding sequence ATGACGCTATCTCCCATTACAGATTACATCAGCCAGTGCCGCGGCTTGCTCGATTGCGTGGAGCAACAACGCGAGACCATTCATCAGGCGGCCGATTTATTTACCCAAAGCATTCTTGCGGGCCGAATGGTGCACCTGTTCGGTTCCGGCCACAGCCGCATTCTGGTTGAAGAAATGTGGCCGCGATACGGCTCGTTCCCCGGCTTCAATCCCATCGTTGAATTATCGCTGACCTTTCATCATCCGGTGGTGGGGGCGAACGGGCAGCGTCAGGCGATGTTCTTAGAAAACGTGCCGGGGTTCGCTGAGCGCATCTTACGCAACTTCGATTTCAGCCCGCAAGACAGCGCATTGGTGGCGTCGTCGAGCGGGGCGAACCTAGTGCCGATTGAAATGGCGCAGGGGTTTCAAAAACGCGGCGTCAAGGTGGTCGCCATCATCAGTAAAAAACACGCGGATGCGACTCCCAGCAAGCACCCCGACGGCGTTAGGTTACAAGACTGCGCCGACATCGTGCTCGACACCGGAGCGCCCGTAGGCGACGCTATGGTCAAGATCGACGGGCTGGAAACGCCGGTCGCGCCCGGCTCGACCATTGGTGGATGCGCGTTAATCAATTGCATCAAAGCCGAAGTGGCGGCGCACCTCACCGAAGCGGGCCATCCGCCCAAGGTGTTGACTGGCGCAGCTGTGATCGGCGCCGAACGCGCCGCCGCGTTGTTTGAAGCCGCCTACGACGAACACGCCCGCCGCCTGGCGAAGTTATACAACCGCATCGGAGAATAA
- a CDS encoding SDR family oxidoreductase yields the protein MLRTMDVISLQDQSIVIIGGTSGLGLSGALACLNAGANVVVAGRDDEYLEAARTQLGNAAVVISGDAMQPELAQQAVETAVERFGALHGLYHVAGGSGRRMGDGPLHEASDEGWDYTLQLNLTSMFYSNRAALKQLMKQQQGGAILNLSSSLWDSPSPAFFSTHAYATAKAAVVGMVRATSAYYAPHDIRINALAPGLTETPMSKRAFGDDEIMQFAARRQPLQGGRGGQPSDLDAAVVYFLSDASRYVTGQVLAVDGGWSVCDGERA from the coding sequence ATGCTGCGCACTATGGACGTAATTTCGCTACAAGACCAATCAATCGTTATCATCGGCGGCACCAGCGGCCTGGGGTTGTCGGGCGCGTTGGCGTGTTTGAACGCAGGCGCAAATGTAGTCGTCGCCGGGCGCGACGATGAATATCTGGAGGCCGCGCGAACGCAGCTGGGCAATGCGGCGGTGGTGATTTCCGGCGACGCCATGCAGCCAGAACTCGCGCAGCAAGCGGTTGAAACCGCCGTCGAGCGCTTCGGCGCCTTGCACGGCTTATATCACGTCGCGGGCGGCAGCGGGCGCCGCATGGGCGACGGGCCGCTGCATGAAGCCAGCGACGAAGGCTGGGACTACACCCTGCAACTCAACCTGACCTCGATGTTTTATTCCAACCGGGCGGCGCTAAAACAATTGATGAAACAACAGCAAGGCGGCGCCATTCTCAACCTGTCGTCTTCGCTTTGGGATTCGCCTTCGCCCGCGTTTTTTTCCACCCACGCCTATGCGACCGCCAAAGCCGCCGTGGTTGGCATGGTGCGCGCAACGTCGGCGTATTATGCGCCGCATGATATTCGCATCAACGCGCTGGCGCCGGGTCTGACCGAAACGCCCATGTCAAAACGCGCATTCGGCGACGATGAGATTATGCAATTCGCGGCGCGTCGCCAGCCGCTGCAGGGCGGGCGCGGAGGGCAGCCTTCCGACCTCGACGCCGCCGTGGTTTACTTTTTGTCCGACGCCTCGCGCTATGTCACCGGGCAGGTCTTGGCGGTCGACGGCGGCTGGTCGGTTTGCGACGGCGAACGCGCATGA
- a CDS encoding calcium/sodium antiporter codes for MLFSSFLILLGIILLYYGGELLVSNSVRLARLWGMSPLTIGLTVVAFGTSSPELAATLVASFRDASAIAVGAVIGSNISNIALILGLSALIYPIPSKRKFNRREMPFMIFTSALVLPLFIGGVLSRWDGLILLGFLAFYLWYVLKHSNEAPPPVEIDLEALEAAPQVPVWGALLGVLVGIGLLTGGAQSLVEGASSIALSFGIPEKVIGLTLVAFGTSLPELASCVVAAMRKEGDIILGNIVGSNIFNVLCILGTAAVCKPLALPMAEITIDYGVMMAFSLILVPFLLTGVSLRRVEGAFLFLGYVSYVFYLYVLM; via the coding sequence GTGTTATTTAGCAGTTTTTTGATTCTGTTAGGCATTATCTTATTGTATTACGGCGGCGAACTGCTGGTTTCTAACTCCGTACGCCTCGCCCGTTTGTGGGGCATGAGCCCGCTGACCATCGGCCTGACCGTCGTTGCTTTCGGCACCTCCAGCCCCGAACTCGCCGCGACGCTGGTCGCGTCATTTCGCGATGCGTCTGCGATTGCGGTCGGCGCGGTAATCGGTTCTAACATTTCAAACATCGCCCTCATTCTGGGCTTGTCCGCGCTGATCTACCCCATCCCCTCGAAGCGAAAATTCAACCGCCGCGAGATGCCGTTTATGATCTTCACCAGCGCGTTGGTGCTGCCGCTTTTTATCGGCGGCGTATTGTCGCGTTGGGACGGTTTAATCTTATTGGGATTCTTGGCGTTCTATCTTTGGTATGTCCTAAAACATAGCAATGAAGCGCCGCCGCCCGTCGAAATCGACCTGGAAGCGCTCGAAGCCGCGCCGCAAGTTCCCGTCTGGGGCGCGCTGCTTGGCGTATTGGTTGGCATCGGGTTATTGACCGGCGGCGCACAGAGCCTGGTCGAAGGCGCGTCAAGCATCGCCCTCAGTTTCGGCATCCCCGAAAAAGTGATTGGCCTCACCCTGGTCGCGTTTGGCACCAGCCTGCCTGAACTCGCCAGTTGCGTCGTCGCCGCTATGCGCAAAGAGGGCGATATCATTCTGGGCAACATTGTCGGGTCGAATATTTTCAACGTTCTTTGTATTCTCGGTACGGCGGCGGTGTGCAAACCGTTGGCGCTGCCCATGGCGGAAATCACCATCGACTATGGCGTGATGATGGCGTTTAGTTTGATTCTGGTCCCGTTTTTACTGACAGGCGTCTCGCTGCGCCGCGTTGAAGGCGCGTTCTTGTTTCTGGGTTACGTCAGCTATGTGTTTTATTTGTATGTGTTGATGTAG